AAGCTTTAGCGAGAATATGAGAAAATTTTTGTTAGGTAGGGTTAATAAGTTTTAAGCTTCAAAGGCACTCCAGAGGAGATTCTTTCTCAGAGGCTTTTTGAGATGGGAAAATTTTGTTTGGCGGAGTGAGAAATTGTTAAGCTGCCAAGGCCATCATAAGGCATGGGGGTTAAATCTATTCATCTTGTCGGTAGGAAAATAGATCTGGAGATTTCAATGGAAGTGGGATTAAGTGTAAATTGATTATTGATGCGAATATGGTTTAACTCACAGTAGCTGAATCGCTAGAGATGATGTAAGTGAAAATTGGTTTCTTACTTTTGACAATGGtaaatgaaatttgaaaataaatgattGCATGAAATGGTAGCTAGGTGTCTATGAAGTGAAATTTTGTGTTAAATACTCTTAAATGGCGTATGGGGTAGGTAATAAAGACTTTCCATTGGAAGGAGATTTGGTAGCCGGAGTTCCAACGAAAGTTACCTTCTTCAACTGGGAGACTGTATGCGGTAGAATTCTTTCCACGGACTAGGTTCAAAGAAGTGGCTTTAGCTTTGCTGAGGAAAGATTTTCATGCAAAGAGCCCAGAATTCCAACTAAAGTTACCTTCATTGATTGAGAGTCTATGCAGAAGAATTCTAGCCATTGACAAGCGTCAAACTGGCCTTAGCTTGGCTTTATGCAAAGTGGATGAATAGACTGTTAAATACCTTTTTTTCATTGTAGTTGAGCTAGTAATCTTAGGAAAGTGGTTGATCTTGTAACTTCTACTTGACTGTAAATAGGTTGTGCAGCTCCACTTGGAGCCCAAATTGTATAACTAATTACCGCCTCTAAATGTTTATGATTTTTGAAGCTGTGGCATTTTTGTGaatgatatttttctttctgctttcattttatttgtttcaccTCGTATCTTATGTGATATTTGCACAATTTGCAGCTTACGATGCCTGGAGAGCACCGTGCTCGCTTGATAAACTTGGTAAGTATTCTGCTGAAATTGGCTTTATTGTTCATCTCCGACATTCAAAAATCCTTTGTTAGCACTTCAATATGTTATTAGCTTAATTCATTATGGTGCATGGTGTGTTGTAGCCCTTTCCCTTTGAATttggtttttcaaatttttagttAATGTTGTACACAGTTGTTGCTAACTTTATAGGCACTATGGTATATCATCAAAGCAtgtatttttggaattttgatcgactattgtttttcatttacatAAATTGAATTATTGTTTTACCTGCTATATTTCTTAATGCCCTAGCAAGGGGAGGTTTAGTACCTGAATCTGTCATGTTTATGTTTAGGTGATTTTGCAAATAGTTGGCATTTTTGAAGTAAACTTTAAATTCGTTGCTATCTGTATTGGACTATCGTAGTTTTTTTCGTATGTTTTCTCGTCTGAATGTCATTTTTAGGACTTagtatgaagtatgaacattttgtttttgtctgAATGTCTGATATATCTATCTACTTTTTCATCTTTCACTTAGTAACTAACAGATGATCAGTTAACATAGAATGAATGCATAAGTAAATTTATGTGAATTGTACTGGCATAGTGATACACGGTCCAACTTCATTTATGTCTTACTCTAGACTTGAGTCTTCGAAGTGTTTTTAAGGCCCTATTGGCGTGATGGCAGTTGCTTTTGTTCCAAATGTAGTGTTTGTTGAATGTACATCTTAAATCAGTGTGCTAATAAATCCAATGTGACTCTTGCTCACCCTTGTCTTGTTTCATTATTTCTAGATTGTTTAGTCCTTGCTGATCTCTTTATTGTCGCTACGGAGGACATATTAGTTGCTTTGCgtaattcattgtttgattgcCTTTTCCCTTCCTTGGGATATTGCTTCATGTTTATTGTTTTCTCTCCCACAGTCCCActatatgatttttttgattcaTTGTTATTGCAGTCTCTCCCCCTTTGTCATGTTGCCTCATCCTTACTATATTCTTTTCCCAGGCAAAGTGGCTGGTAGAATCTGCCTTAGTTCCTGTGAGGCTTTTCCAAGAGCGTTGTGaggtattttttttaagttgGTATAAATGATCTTAATGGTAAAGAATTGGGTGGTTCCTTGTGTTCCCAAATTAGAATCTCTATTTGTGTTTTACTTTCTTTTATGGGAAAATAAAAAGCTTGCATACCAATCAAGGTAGTCAAAATCGCGCTTATGCTCGTAAAATCGCTCGATCTTACGATCTTACCTAAGATTTCGAGTAGAATAGTGGTAAACTCGTTGCCACATCAAGATCGACGCAGATCGCGCTTAAACTCGTTAAAATCGTTAAAATCGCGATTTTATACACGATTTTAACGATCTTGAGAACTGTCCTTATAAGCCTATGTGTTAGACTGGGCCTTATTTTTTGGgccaatttttattattctgagTTCTTATATTATTCTGGCCCAATTCAACCTTAGCCCAAGTTCTTATGTTATTATGGCCCAATTCAACCTTAGCCCAAGTTTTTATGTTATTCTGGCCCAATTCAACCTTAGCCCAAGTTCTTATACAGCCAAGCCAACTCCTTATTACAGTTCGTGAAATTTCTAACCTAGAATACTTCATCGACTGAGAACTGAGAAGACGCCGACAAGTGGTCCTGGAGATGATGCAATAGTGATCTGATACTGAAGTTTCTCTTGACTCTGTGACTATTCTACACCTCGACCATTCTGGTATGCAgttctttgattttcaattaataaaatgTCAACTTCTGGTTCTGGAAATGCAACTGCAAGTATTAGGAGAAAAAATGCTTCAGGGAGTAGAAATGATATAGGATGGGAATATGGTATTGAGGTTGGTCATGATGCAAAGAAGGTGCAATGTAAATTTTGTGCCAAAATTAGCAGCGGAGGTATATATCGTTTTAAGCATCACCTTGCTTGTACAAACGATAATGTAGGAGCTTGTCGAAGTGTACCCGATGATGTGAGGAAGAGAATGTTGGAGATTTTGTCTCAAGGTATGGAAGCTAAGGAAAGGAAGAGTTTGTTGCGTCAACATGAAATTGGGAGCTCAGTTAGTGAAACACTACCTGAGTCTCAAACTAGGATGACATCAgctatgtataagggtaaaggGAAAAACAATTCTACTCAAGTGACCATGAATGAGCTATTCAAGAAAGATTTGAGAAAAAGTGCATGTAGAAGTAACGAAATGAAAGAAATACAATAATCTCACAGCTTGATATATTCCATCATGGTCAATGTATGTTTTCTAGGATTGATGCTAGGGATTTATTAGAGAAAAAGCATCCTGCTGATTGGTGGAACACTTATGGAGATGATGTTCCCGAACTTCAAAGATTTGCTATTCGAGTGCTTAGTTTAACTTGTAGCTCTTCTGGATGCGAGCGTAACTGGAGTGCATTTGAGATGGTAAGATTCgagtttattttttaagtttgtttgttaaatgttAGGAACTTCAATACTTCTCAATTAACTCATTGTGTGGTTTTAGGTTCATACCAAGAAAAGGAATCGTCTTCaccaaaagaagatgaatgacTTGGTGTTTGTGATGTACAATTCCAAattgaagaataagaaatttaGAAGTATGGAGTTGCCAACCTTTGAAGATATTGGTTCAGATAATGAATGGATCACGGAGGGAGGTGTGGATGTTCCTTCTCCTAATGAGGATGTCAATGCTCAAATTGTTGAACCGGTTGGAAATGATGGGATTCATGATATGACaattgaacttgatagcaacccaattgaggatgaagatatagaagaaaatgtgaatatggaggagggagagggagatgaaTATAATGGGAGTGATGGTGGTGGGAGTGGTGAAGATGATGATCTTGATGATTTGTGTTAATTTATTAGTTTGTATGTTTGTTGTTGGAACATGAGATTGAATTTATGTAGCATGTGTTTAATTTTTAGTATGTTTGATTGTTAGAACTTTGAACATGTATGGCATTATCTAATTATTATTGCATTATGTTATTCTTGTTACATGTCTTAGGATTGCAAAATATGCTTATTTTTACATTgtatgtaaaatcttacgattttacgattcgatttTGCGATTCCGATTTTACACCCCTTCTCCGATTCCGATCCGATCTTACGTTTTCACTACCTTGATACCAATGCTTCGTGTCTCATAGGAAGAATTTCTGTGGGAGGCAGAGATGATCAAGATAAAGGCCCAGGATCTAAAGGGCAAAGAGGTAAGCTGATAATAATTTTTGCAACATAGTCGAGAATATTGTCATGTGGTCAAAGTTTTTACTACAGAAAAGTGGTGCTTCGGCAtgaatttagtgtttctatttttgtttctgttGTTATATACTTGGATACCTGACCAGAACTGTGGCGGGCTCTAGCTTTGAAATCTGTAAACCTTCCCTTCACCCTTCATGACAACAATCTCTACTGAATCTTTGTCTTGCTAGATTGGAAATGCATCTAACTGTTTGTATAATGAGAAATGtaccaaacaatattttttgatgaATTGATATAAATTCCAGTAGATCATTATTAGTCTTCACAATGGAAACCTGAACAAGGTATCAGGTTCGACACCTATAGGAGTTTTGGATAATCACCTGCACTGAATACCTGCTGTCAGTCTAAGTTTATTATTACATACTGCTAAACTTGATAGCATATTTAATGATATATTATGTAAATTATTCAATAGGTAATATTCGAGCGTCTTTTTTTGATATTAGTGTTGAAAGAAATTCTCAGAAATTCAGTTGAAGGAATGGAAATGTTTTGCGACTTAGTTTTATTGTAAATATGTACATAGTATGTGTGTGTAAGTCTTTGAGTGTTGAGAAGATATAAGCAGGGAAAAAGATGAAAATACAGTAGAATGCAACATAGGAATCTCATTGGAGCATAATATTTAATCTCCTCCTTCTGTTAAGTTTTAGGAATTTCTTTAAATAAGAGTTCATCTCCCTGACAATCAAGTGCTGGACAACTATGTATCACTTTTacaattattaataatttatcGTGCTGCAAGAAAAAAATCTGCCTATGGCATAGCTACCAAAATAATGTTCAGCTATTGAAAGATTGTTTTCTCAAGTTTGgggttctttttcttcttttctgctTATATAGTTTTCATTATCATTAcgcttttttccttctcttattTAAGTTAAAGAAGTAATTCCTAATTTTTCTTTGCGAAACTATGTTTCAAGTGAAGAAAGGCTACATGAAAATTATATAAGAATGTAGATTAAAATAAAACCCTCcctttacattttacaaggaaaTTTTGACAGTAATAAGATAAATTTTCATTCTACAGAATTGGACTTCATCCAttcaggaaaaaaagagaaggaatgtGGACTTTCTACACACACATATTACTGATGGATGCATGAGAGCTAAACtgaaataagattttttttttccccctttcccATTTGTCATGAGTGCATTATCAGTTTATCACCTGCTTTTAAAGTATGTACAACTTTATTTAATTTTACATGAGGTCTTCTTGTATCCTGGAAACAGGA
The window above is part of the Tripterygium wilfordii isolate XIE 37 chromosome 3, ASM1340144v1, whole genome shotgun sequence genome. Proteins encoded here:
- the LOC119984355 gene encoding uncharacterized protein LOC119984355 gives rise to the protein MFSRIDARDLLEKKHPADWWNTYGDDVPELQRFAIRVLSLTCSSSGCERNWSAFEMVHTKKRNRLHQKKMNDLVFVMYNSKLKNKKFRSMELPTFEDIGSDNEWITEGGVDVPSPNEDVNAQIVEPVGNDGIHDMTIELDSNPIEDEDIEENVNMEEGEGDEYNGSDGGGSGEDDDLDDLC